Within Micromonospora parathelypteridis, the genomic segment CGCTGATCGCCGCCGCCGCGCTGGTCAACACCGCGGGACGGGACGGCGAGTTGCTGCCCGACATCGCGGCGTTGGACGCGTTCTTCGTCCGACGCGGCTACAGCGGGCGGCACGAGCAGACCGAGGCCGAGTTGCGCGCCGTCCGGGAGCTGCGGCCCCAACTGCGCCGCATCTGGTATTCCGAGCCGCCCGAGATCGTCGCGCTGGTCAACGGTCTGCTGCTCGAACACCGGGCGCTGCCCCAGCTCATCGAGCACGACGGAGAGCCGTACCACCTGCATGCCGTACCTCGCGACGCGCCGTTGGCCACTCGGATCGCGGTGGAGGCGGCCATGGCCATGGCCGACCTGGTCCGTGCACGTGAGTTGAGCCGGCTGCGGATCTGCGAGTACCCGGACTGCGACAACGTGCTCGTCGACCTGTCCCGGAACCGGTCCCGGCGGTTCTGCGAGGCCGGTTGCGGCAACCGCGCCGCCGTGACCGCCTACCGCGCCCGTCGGGCGGCCGGCCGCTCCTGACCGGCTGCCCACTCCTCGGCCCGCAACTCGTACTCCACCTCGCCGTGCTCGGTGCCCGGGATCGGGTCATCCCACTGCAGGTGGAAGGTGCGCACGTGGTGCAGCCCGGCCTTGGCCATCACCCGCCGGGAGCGTTCGTTGACCGCCATCGTCTCGGCCCAGACCCGACGCACCCCGACGGTGTCGAAGGCGTAGCGGACCAGCGCACGGGAACCCTCGGTGGCCAGACCCCGCCCCCACGTCGCGCGGCGCAGCCGGTAGCCCAACTCGGCCTCGGTGCCGTCCGCCGACGGGTCGAGCGCGAACCAGCCCAGGAATTCGCCGGTCTCCCGGTCGAGCGCCGCCCAGCGCCCCAGCCCGGGATGCCGGTCGTACCCGGCCAACAACCTCGGCAACTGCTCATCACGGACCGTGGCCAGCGGGGTAGCGACACCACCGGTGAGGAAACGCATCACCTCGGAATCGCTGTCCAGCTCGACCAGCGCGCCCGCGTCCGCCGTGGTCAGCCGCCGCAACCGCAACCGCTCCGTCGAAGGCAGGCCGACGTCATCCACCCCCATGACGGGATCATCCCGCCCCCACACACCACCGTCGAACCATTTACCGCGCGACCAGAAGATCAAGGCCGTCGCAGGCGAGGCGGTCGCGTCAGCGCGGGGGCGCGACCACGAAGAACCGCCAGGAATACGCGTCGACAACGAGCACGGGCCCGTCCGGGTCCTTGCTGTCTCGTACCCCGACCACGTCCCCCAGATTCGTCGCCACCTCGACACACTGGTCGTTGGAACCACTGCGGCTGCTCTTCCGCCACCGGGCTCGGGTCAACTCCACGACTCCGCCACTTCCCTCAGCAACTCAATCGACTCCTGTGGTGGCAACGCCTGGCCGAGGGTAGCCTCCCAAGTCCGCTGTAGACGGAGCAAATCCGCTGGTCGATCAAGTTCCTGACCACCGATCTGGCCTCCGAGGTAGGCAAGGTCGCTGTTGTCGGCGACGGTGGCAAGGATGAACGGGCCGTTGAGGCCGGGATACTCCTCGGCCGAACGAGGCACGACATGCAGCTGAACGCGCGGATGTTCGGTCGCCAACCGCGCCAGGTGCAGAGCCTGCTCGCACATCACCTTCCGGCCGCCGACGCGTCGCCGCAGCACCGACTCGTCGAGCACAGCTACGAGGTGCGGCGGTCGGTCCGCGTAGAGAACCTGCTGGCTGTCCATTCGGTCCGTCAACCGCCGCTCAACCTCATCGGCGTCGAGCAGCCTGTCCGATTCGAAAATGGCGCGGGCGTAGCCTTCGGTTTGCAGCAGCCCTGGAACGTGCAGCGGATCGAACCACCGCAGTGCTCGCGCCTCCGCGAGGATCCCCCGCCAGCCGCGCAACCAGACCTGGGCCTTGTCGAGGCTGACCAGCTCGGTGGACATGCGGCCGAAGAGGCCACCGGTGTCCAGGGCACGGTCGACGAGTTCCAGGTACTTCCCGGTGGGCGGTTGCTGGCCCAGCTCGACGGCGCTGACCATCGACGCCGAGTAGTTGACCGCCTTGGCCAGCTCGTCCTGGCTCCAGCCCCGCCGGGCCCGCGCCCGCCGCAGCTCCGCGATCAGGAACGCCGCCGCCGTCATCTGTCCATCGGCCATGCCCTGCCGCCCTCCACCCCGCCGACGATCAACTCCAGTCGGCCGCCAGCGGTGGTGCCACCCGAAACAGGGTGGCTACGACGACGCGGCCAAACGCTTCCGACCGTAGTCGTCTGATCACCAGACTGTGAAGTGCGGAACCGCTTCCCGCCCCCGGGCCTGTCGGCGCCGCACGGGACCGCCCCCGCCCAGGGCGGCCAGGTCGAGAGTGTCCAGATGAGTTGATCCACTCCAGTTCGCCGATGTGGGGGTAACCCGACGGGTGCGATACCGCCATGTCGCCGACCTGGTGTCGATCAACCGGGCCGTCCCACCGCCCAGCCGTCCCACCGCCCGGACAGCCCACCGCCCGGGCAGCCACCGCCCACACAGCCCACCGCCGGGGCGAGCGGGGGGGGGTGATGACGCAAACGATTCAGCTCCAAAGGAAGGCCGCCTCATGACCCGGACCGCCCCGGAGGACCGCATCACGCCGCAACGGCGGCCGCACCTGCCGCTGCGCCCGCTCTGGCTCTGCCGGGTCTGCGCCGGGCCCTGGCCGTGCCCGGTCGCCCGACTCACCCTCCGGCAGGAGTACGCCGACGATCAGATCGCGTTGAGCATCTACCTCTGCACGGTCCTGCACGACGCAGCCGCCGACCTGTACCGGCTCAACCCGCACGACGGCCCGGACCCCGCAGCGCTCTTCACCCGATTCCTCGGCTGGGCGGCACCGGTCAGGGGTGGGTCATCCGGAGCAGGTCCAGCGTCTCGTCGAGCTGAGTCTCGGTGAGCTTGCCGGAGTCGACGTGCCCCCGGGAGATCACCACCTCGCGGATGGACGTCTGCTTGGCCAGCGCCTCCTTGGCGATCGACGCGGCCTCGTCGTACCCCAGGTAGCGGTTCAGCGGGGTGACGATCGACGGAGAGCCTTCGGCGTACGCCAGGCAGACCTCGGCGTCCGCGACCAGGCCGACCACCAGTCGGTCGGCGAACAGCCGGCTCGCCGCGGAGAGCAGCCGGATCGACTCCAGCAGGTTGCGACCCATCACGGGGAGCATGACGTTCAGCTCGAAGTCGCCCTGCGAACCGGCGAAACCAACGGTCGCGTCGTTGCCGATCACCTGTGCGCACACCTGCCGCATCGCCTCGGCGACCACCGGGTTGACCTTGCCCGGCATGATCGACGAGCCCGGCTGCAGGTCGGGGATGCGCAGCTCGCGCAGGCCGGCGCGGGGGCCGGAACCCATCCAGCGGATGTCGTTGGCGATCTTGTAGAGGCCGACCGCCACGGTACGCAGTTGCCCCGAGGTCTCCACCAGCGCGTCGCGGGCGCCCTGCGCCTCGAAGTGGTTGCGCGCCTCGGACAACGGCAGCCCGGTCGACTCGCGCAGCTTGCCGATCACGGCGGCGGCGAAGCCGAGCGGGGTGTTGATCCCGGTGCCCACGGCGGTGCCGCCCAGCGGCAACTCGGCCAGCCGGGGCAGCGCGCCCTCCAGCCGGTCGACGCCGTAGCGGACCTGGGCCGCGTACCCGCCGAACTCCTGTCCCAGGGTGACCGGGGTGGCGTCCATCAGGTGGGTACGCCCGGCCTTGACCACCGTCTCGAACTCGGCCGATTTGGCCTCCAGCGCCGACGCCAGGTGGGCCAGCGACGGCAGCAGGTCTTCCACGATGAACTGGGTGGCGGCCAGGTGGATCGAGGACGGGAAGATGTCGTTACTGGACTGGGAGGCGTTGACGTGGTCGTTGGGGTGCACGTCCCGGCCCAGCTTCCGGGTCGCCAGGGTGGCGATCACCTCGTTGGCGTTCATGTTCGACGAGGTGCCCGAACCGGTCTGGAACACGTCCACCGGAAACTGGTCGTCGTAGCCGCCGTCGGCCACGTGTGCCGCGGCGGCGGTGATGGCGGCGGCCACGTTGGCGTCGATCACGCCCAGCTCACCGTTGACCTCGGCTGCAGCGCCCTTGATCTGCGCGAGGGCCTTGATCTGGGCCGGCTCGAGGCCCCGACCGGAGATCGGAAAGTTCTGCACCGCACGCTGGGTCTGTGCCCGCCACAGCGCCTCGGTGGGCACCTCCACCTCGCCCATCGAGTCGCGTTCGATGCGGTAACCGGTCGCCTCTGGAGTCGTCACGCGTACCATCCTGCCGCGCCCGCCGCCGCCTCGCAGATGATCCGTCAGCCCAACTCGGCGAGCAGGCGTTCCACCTCGTGCTGGTCCGGTGACTCGACCTGGCGAAACAGGAACAGCGCCCGGGTCAGGTGAGTGCTCGCCGCCGCCGGGTCGGTGGGACGCAGGCAGCGGGCGAGGCCCAGCAGAGCCCGAGCCTGCTCGTAGCGGGCACCCAACCGGTTGGCGTCGGCGAGCACCCGGCGATGCAGGTCGAGCGCGCTGGCCACGTCCCCCTGGTCGAGGATCGCCCGGGCCAGCAGGTTGCGCGAGCTGCACTGCGCGATGCGGTCCCCCACCTCGGTCATCGCGACGAGAGCCGCGCGGTGCAGGTCGGCGGCCCGCTCCGGGCGGCCAGCTTCCCGCTCCATCGTCGCGATCTCGTTGAGCACCTCGCCCTCGCCGAAGCGGGTGCCCACCTGCTGCTTGAAGCGCAACGCCACCCGCAGCAACCGGCGGGCCGGTGCCACGTCGCCCATCCGGTGCCGCACCATGCCCAGGTGCCCGAAGGCGTTGCCGATCCGACGGGGATCGCCGATCTCCCGGGCGAGCCCCAGGTGTCGCCGAGCGGTGCGCAACGCCTCGTCGTGCCGCCCCCACAGCAGGTAGGTGATCGACAGGTTGTTGAGGACGTTCGCGAGTGCCTCCTTGTCGCGTACCTGCCTCGCCAGAGCAGCGCCGGCGTCGTAGCACTCCCGGGCGCGGCGAAATTCGAAGTTGGCGGCGTACGAGGTGCCCAGGTTGCCCAGGGTGTTGCGGACGTCGTTGCGCAGGCCGAGCCGACGGAAGATGGCGAGCGACCTCTCCATCAGCCGGATCGACTCGGGGAAGTTGCCCAGCCGGTAGTGGGCCGAGGCGAGATAGTTGAGCATCGTCGCCACCGCCCGGTCGTCGCCCAACTCCTCGGCGGCCCGCAGGCCAACGGTGTGGGTCTCGATCAACTCGTCCAGGTGACCGCCCTCGAACTGGGCGTGCCAGCAGGCCCTCGCCAACTGCCAGCAGTAACGGAAGAGCCCCTCGGTCTCCGCCAGGCGGACCAGGGTGGTCCACGCCGCCAGGTTCTCGTCGAGCCAGGCTCGACCCTGCTGGGCCACGAGAGTGACCAGGTCAGGGCGGACCGGCTCCGCCGTCACGATCAGCGAGTGGCCCGAGGAGAGCTCCGTCGTCCGGGCGATCGCCACGGCGACGTGCAGGTGGTGGTCGAGCAGACGCCCAACCGCATCCCGCCGCTCGACCGCTCGCTCCGGCTCGGCAACCAGCGTCCGCGCGTACTCGCGAACCAGGTCGTGCAGCCGGTACCGACCCGGTTCCGCCTCCTCCACCAGGTGCGCGTCGACCAACTCGTCCAGCAGGTCCTGCGCCTCGGGTAGGGGCAGCTCAGCGAGCACGGCGGCGACCGAGTTGTCGAACCGTACCCCCGGGTGCAGGCCCAGCAGCCGGAACGTGCGCTGCGCGGTCGGCGACACCTGTGCGTACGACAGGGCGAAGGCCCGGCCGACGGACCGCTCGCCCGCTTCGAACTCGGCCAACGGATCGGGTCGGGTGCTCAGTCGCTCGGCCAGGTCGGCGATCCGCCAGCGGGGTCGGTGCGCCAGCCGGGCACCGGCCAGCCGGATGGCGAGAGGCAGGTGGCCGCAGCGGCGGACCACCTCGGTGGCCGCTTCCGGCTCCGCCGCCACCCGGCTGACACCGGCCACCCGCCCGAGCAGGTCGATCGCCTCGTCGGTGTCGAGCACGGGCAGCGACGACGGGCGCCCTTCGTCGACGCCGACCAGCCGGCGACGGCTGGTGATCAGAATCAGGCAGTGCGAGCCGTTGGGCAGCAGCGGGGTCACCTGATCGGCGCTGGAGGCGTTGTCCAACACCACCAGAGCTCGGCGGCCAGCCAGCTCGGTGCGCCAGAGCGCCAACCGGTCGTCCAGGTTCGTCGGCACCCGCTCGGAGGGCACACCGAGCTGCCGCAGCAGTGTGGCCACCGCCGCCGCTGGCGTCAGCGGTGTGCGTTCGCTGTGCCCGTGCAGGTCGATGTAGAGCTGGGCGTCGGGGTAGTTGTCCGCGAGGGCGGTGGCGACGTGCACCGCGAGCGCGGTCTTGCCGCTGCCGGCCATGCCGTCGATGAGCTGGATCCGCGCGCCGGCGTCCACCTCCTTGACCAGGCGGGCCAACGTCTGCTGCCGACCGGTGAAGTCGCCGATCGCCCGAGGCAGCGAGCGGACCGGGGCGATCGGCCCGGGCTCCCGACCGGCCAGAGCCAGGTCGCCGGCGAGGACCCGCTGGTGCAGCTCCTGCAACTCGGCGCCCGGTTCGATGCCCAGCTCCTCGGCGTAGAGCCGCCGGCCCTCCCGATAGGCCCTGAGCGCGTCTGCCTGCCGACCCATCGAGGAGAGGGCGATCATCAGTTGGCCGCGCAGCCGCTCCCGCAACGGGTGCTGGTCGACACTTTCGGCAAGCTCGTCGATCAACTCGACGGCCGGCCCGAGGCGCAGTTCGACGTCGACGCACTCCTCCAACGCGGTGAGGCGCTGCTCGTCGAGTGCGTGCGCACGGCGGCGGACGCTGCGGCTCGGGATCCCGGCGAGCGCCGGCCCTCGCCAGAGCGCCAGGGCAGCGCGGAATTCCGCACGTGCGTCGATCAGGCGACCGGCCGTGACGGCGGCACGGGCGGCTTCCACACCTCGGGCGAAGACCTCGGCGTCCAGGTCGGTCGGTGCGACGCGGACGCCGTACCCCGCCGGGTCGGTGACGATGGTCTCCGACGGCAGCCCGAGCTCGGCGAACCGGCGACGCAACCGCGACACACAGGTCTGCAACTGGGCCCGCGCGGTGGCCGGAGGACGTTCCTCCCACACCGCGTCGACCAGCTCGTCGACCGGCACGAGCCGGCCGGCCCGCAACAGCAGCATGGCGAGCACGATCCGGTCGCGACCAGCGGTGACAGTGGACTCGCCACCGCCGACCCGCAGAGGCCCCATGATCCCGAACCGCATCTACTCCCCCGCATCGATAACGCAACTTCCAGCAGAGTAGTCCGACGATCACAGATCGCCGCAGTCAGGCGAGAGTGATGTGAGAGCGGATCGACAGCGGTACAACCGACAATCGCACCGGGTTGTCGGTGACGGCATCCGACGGGGGCGGTGCGCCCGTCCACCCCAGCGGGGCGGGCGCACCGATGTCGGTGGAGCACAGACGACGGAAGAAGGGGTGCCGGGCGGATCCGCCCGGCACCCCTTTTCGTGTACGCGCCGAGTCAGCGGCGGCCGACGGTGAGCACCGGCTTGGTGACCTCGGCGAAGAAGTCGTTGCCCTTGTCGTCGACCACGATGAAGGCGGGGAAGTCCTCCACCTCGATCTTCCAGACCGCCTCCATGCCCAGCTCCGCGTATTCGAGCACTTCGACGTGCTTG encodes:
- a CDS encoding CGNR zinc finger domain-containing protein, which encodes MLFAHDTECSLIAAAALVNTAGRDGELLPDIAALDAFFVRRGYSGRHEQTEAELRAVRELRPQLRRIWYSEPPEIVALVNGLLLEHRALPQLIEHDGEPYHLHAVPRDAPLATRIAVEAAMAMADLVRARELSRLRICEYPDCDNVLVDLSRNRSRRFCEAGCGNRAAVTAYRARRAAGRS
- a CDS encoding GNAT family N-acetyltransferase, translated to MGVDDVGLPSTERLRLRRLTTADAGALVELDSDSEVMRFLTGGVATPLATVRDEQLPRLLAGYDRHPGLGRWAALDRETGEFLGWFALDPSADGTEAELGYRLRRATWGRGLATEGSRALVRYAFDTVGVRRVWAETMAVNERSRRVMAKAGLHHVRTFHLQWDDPIPGTEHGEVEYELRAEEWAAGQERPAARRAR
- a CDS encoding DUF397 domain-containing protein; this translates as MELTRARWRKSSRSGSNDQCVEVATNLGDVVGVRDSKDPDGPVLVVDAYSWRFFVVAPPR
- a CDS encoding helix-turn-helix domain-containing protein, which codes for MADGQMTAAAFLIAELRRARARRGWSQDELAKAVNYSASMVSAVELGQQPPTGKYLELVDRALDTGGLFGRMSTELVSLDKAQVWLRGWRGILAEARALRWFDPLHVPGLLQTEGYARAIFESDRLLDADEVERRLTDRMDSQQVLYADRPPHLVAVLDESVLRRRVGGRKVMCEQALHLARLATEHPRVQLHVVPRSAEEYPGLNGPFILATVADNSDLAYLGGQIGGQELDRPADLLRLQRTWEATLGQALPPQESIELLREVAESWS
- a CDS encoding class II fumarate hydratase, with the translated sequence MVRVTTPEATGYRIERDSMGEVEVPTEALWRAQTQRAVQNFPISGRGLEPAQIKALAQIKGAAAEVNGELGVIDANVAAAITAAAAHVADGGYDDQFPVDVFQTGSGTSSNMNANEVIATLATRKLGRDVHPNDHVNASQSSNDIFPSSIHLAATQFIVEDLLPSLAHLASALEAKSAEFETVVKAGRTHLMDATPVTLGQEFGGYAAQVRYGVDRLEGALPRLAELPLGGTAVGTGINTPLGFAAAVIGKLRESTGLPLSEARNHFEAQGARDALVETSGQLRTVAVGLYKIANDIRWMGSGPRAGLRELRIPDLQPGSSIMPGKVNPVVAEAMRQVCAQVIGNDATVGFAGSQGDFELNVMLPVMGRNLLESIRLLSAASRLFADRLVVGLVADAEVCLAYAEGSPSIVTPLNRYLGYDEAASIAKEALAKQTSIREVVISRGHVDSGKLTETQLDETLDLLRMTHP
- a CDS encoding AfsR/SARP family transcriptional regulator, with protein sequence MRFGIMGPLRVGGGESTVTAGRDRIVLAMLLLRAGRLVPVDELVDAVWEERPPATARAQLQTCVSRLRRRFAELGLPSETIVTDPAGYGVRVAPTDLDAEVFARGVEAARAAVTAGRLIDARAEFRAALALWRGPALAGIPSRSVRRRAHALDEQRLTALEECVDVELRLGPAVELIDELAESVDQHPLRERLRGQLMIALSSMGRQADALRAYREGRRLYAEELGIEPGAELQELHQRVLAGDLALAGREPGPIAPVRSLPRAIGDFTGRQQTLARLVKEVDAGARIQLIDGMAGSGKTALAVHVATALADNYPDAQLYIDLHGHSERTPLTPAAAVATLLRQLGVPSERVPTNLDDRLALWRTELAGRRALVVLDNASSADQVTPLLPNGSHCLILITSRRRLVGVDEGRPSSLPVLDTDEAIDLLGRVAGVSRVAAEPEAATEVVRRCGHLPLAIRLAGARLAHRPRWRIADLAERLSTRPDPLAEFEAGERSVGRAFALSYAQVSPTAQRTFRLLGLHPGVRFDNSVAAVLAELPLPEAQDLLDELVDAHLVEEAEPGRYRLHDLVREYARTLVAEPERAVERRDAVGRLLDHHLHVAVAIARTTELSSGHSLIVTAEPVRPDLVTLVAQQGRAWLDENLAAWTTLVRLAETEGLFRYCWQLARACWHAQFEGGHLDELIETHTVGLRAAEELGDDRAVATMLNYLASAHYRLGNFPESIRLMERSLAIFRRLGLRNDVRNTLGNLGTSYAANFEFRRARECYDAGAALARQVRDKEALANVLNNLSITYLLWGRHDEALRTARRHLGLAREIGDPRRIGNAFGHLGMVRHRMGDVAPARRLLRVALRFKQQVGTRFGEGEVLNEIATMEREAGRPERAADLHRAALVAMTEVGDRIAQCSSRNLLARAILDQGDVASALDLHRRVLADANRLGARYEQARALLGLARCLRPTDPAAASTHLTRALFLFRQVESPDQHEVERLLAELG